GCCACCTCCACACCCATCACCGCTCGCGACGACACCAAGACCCTCGACGCCAAGAACGAGGTCGTTCTCACCCGCAATGAAGTCGCCGCGCCCGTGGCGGCCGAGTTCGGTCTCCCCACCGACAACCTGTACCAGGTAGTCGTGGGCAAGCCTGAGCTGCGGGCCGGGGATGGCTACCACTACAATGCCGCCGGTTACGACCTACTGGGTGCTGCCGTCGCCGAGTCGATCCGCAAGGCCCTTCCTTAGCCCCGGCAACGCAGTCCGCGAGCACACACAATGGAAAAGGCCGGAGAGGGCATGAGCCCCTCCGGCCTTCACTGTTCCCGATAGACGACACCAGTCCGTTCCCTAAGCGAAGGTGTCGACGAGACTGCGCACCTTCAGTTGTGCCTCGAACTGCTCGCGCGTCAGCTTCCCCTGCGGCCGCACCTCAATCGTCACCGGCCTCCCCGGCAGCAGCGTCACGAAGTTGTCCGAGTACCGTGCGTCTGCCTGGGCAAGCTCCAGCCACACCCACAGGGCGGGAGCGTGAGTCTCCAGCTCCACCGCAAACACACCGGGCGCGCTCTCGGTCACTTGCGTGCTGATCTTCGGATCGAGCAGCTCCAGGTGCTTGGGCCGCGCGAAGTTCACCAGGTTCGACGACACGGTCTCTCCCCCACTCTCCAGCTCAACCCACAGCAGCAAGTCTCGCACGCCGTAGGCCTGCACTTGCGAGGACAGGTCAAGCGTGGTGACCTTGCTGTTGGCTCCGGGAGGCGCCGTCACCGGCATCTGCCCCTCCTCAACAACCGTCCCGTCTACCTTCACCAGCCACCACTTGAGCGTCGCCTCTGCCTCCTCGCGCAGGTCGCTGGTCACGTGCAGCTCGACCGTGCCGGCCTGAAGGTCCTCGAAGGCCGATACCAGCAGCGGCGCATTGAACCGTCGCGCCATATAATGCAGGGCCTTCCAGCGCCCGAAGTAGTCGATCGACGCCCAGCTTGCCACGGGCCAGCAGTCGTTGAGCTGCCAGTACAACGTGCCCATGCCTCGGGGCATCGCCCGCCGCCAGTGTTCCACCGCATACTTCATCGCCATTCCCTGCAGCACCTGACTCAGCCAGAGGGTCATATCGAAGCTGGTCGGCAGGCGGAACCAGTCGAGCATGTACTGCATGATCACCGCGTTGCCGATCCCGCTGCGCTGATGGTGCTCCATCACATAGGTCGTCACGTTCCGGTCCTTCGGTTCGGTGTAGCCGTACACCGTCCGCGGCTCAGGGAAGGACTGGAAGCCGAACTCGCTGTTGAAGCGGTGCTCGCAGGTGCGGTACCACTCAAAGGGCTTCCGGCCATGCCATACGTCCCACAGGTGCGCGTCGCCGCAGCGCGGGTTGCTGTGGTTCTTGCGATCACCGTGCGGTGAATGGGGACTGCTGGGCCAGTAGTTGCCGTCCGGGTCCAGCCGCGCGATGAGCTCCGGCAGGAACTTGTCGAAGAGCTTGCCGTAGTCCTCCCAGGACATCTGGTGATCGTTCCAGGTGTCGCCGACAAGCCCCTGTTCGAGCTCGTTGTTGCCGTTCCACAGCGCGATGCAGGGGTGATGGCGCAGGCGTCGCACGTTGTCCTCAAGCTCCGCCTTCACCGTCGCCATGAAGGCCTCGTCGAAAGTCGGGTAGGTCGAACAGGCGAACATGAAGTCCTGCCAGATGCAGACTCCCAACTCATCGCACAGGTCGTAGAAGACGTCCTGCTCGTAGATGCCGCCGCCCCACACCCGCAGCATGTTCATGTTCGCGTCAGCCGTGCTCTGCAGCAGGTCGCGGTAGCGTTCGTCCGTGATCCGCGCCGCGAAGGCATCCGCCGGAATCCAGTTGGCGCCCTTTGCGAAGAAGGGCACACCGTTCGCGACGAACTGGAAGGACTCACCCCACTCGTCGGGATGGCGGTCCAGGCGCAGCGTGCGAAGACCGATCCGCCGGGTCCACTCGTCCAGTGCTTTGCCCTCTGCGCTCTCCAGAGTCACCTTCACTTCATAGAGCGGTTGTGCACCCATGCCCCTCGGCCACCACAACTGCGGATCGGGGATCGCAAGCGTCGCAGTTGCCTTCCCATCGCTGAACGGCGCCTGGCCGGTCGCCACGGTCCGGCCCTCCAGAGTCACTGTCACCTTCGCCTGCAGGGCGCCCTTGTCGACTGTCTCGGCCTCCATCAGCACCTTCACCGTGACGCTGCCGTCGGCGCCATGATCCTGTCGCACGGCCACATCACTCAGCCGGGCCTCACTGAAGGCCACGATCTCCAGCGGACGCCAGATGCCGCAGGTGACCAGCACGGGGCCCCAGTCCCAGCCGTAGTTGCAGGGCTCCTTGCGCACCCAGGCACGCCCACGGATCTCCTTCGGACCGCCCCAACCGGGGAGCTTGAAGCGTTTCTGCCCTTCCTCGATCACCGGCATCGTAGAGGAGAAGAGAACCTCGATGCGGTTCTCGCCCTCCTTCAGCGCACCCTTCACCTCGAACTCCCAGACGCGGAACATGTTGTCACTGCGCCCGACTTCGGTGCCGTTCACCGTGACCGTCGCCAGCGTGTCCAGGCCCTGGCAGGTCAGGACGACCTTGTCCTGCGCCAGCATCTGCGCGGGGACCTCGAAGGTCCGCGAGTACACCCAATCCACGTCGCCGATCCACCGCAGCCGGTCCTCGTTGTCGCCAAAGAACGGGTCCTCGATCTTGCCCGCCGCGAGAAGGTCGGTGTGAACGCACCCCGGCACAGTGGCCGCAAGGGTCTCCTCCTTGTCGGCCTGACGTACTTCCCACGCGCCGCAGAGGCTAAGCTTATGCATGGTTCCTCCCTCACCCACCGGGCAACCCCGGAGGCATTGTGTTGCTGGGTTGTGAGTCGAAAGCGCTACAGTACCACGAATCCCCTTGCAGGCCAACGGACCGCCCACGGAAGCACCTTCGCCGCCGGTCGGCCTCAGTAGACGATCTGCACCGTCACCGGCACCGTGCGGTGCGGGTCCTCCTCCACGTGCAGACGCACCTGGCTCTCCCCCAGATCATACCACCAGCCGAGGCCGCCCTCGGACGAGGCAGACTCAGGCAGGGCGACGTCGTTGACTTCCACATGGTGCGGCTTCGCCGGCACGCTGATCCTGAGGCGGAAGTCGCGCCCTTCCGGCATCCCCTCATACTCGCCCCGGCGCGGGTCGACGGTCACTTCCACCTTGCCTCCCTTCGCGAGGCAGGTGATCCGCGTCTCGGCGACCTCTCCCTGCTCATAGCCAAAGCCAACACCGTCATCCTCGCAGAGCGTGAACTCCGACCGTCCCTCCGGGTACACGAGCAACTCCAGAGTCGCCGTCGGCTTGTGCCCCACGTAGTCCATCTCCGGCCCGAAGGGGATGATCGCGCCGGACCGGACGTACAGCGGTCCGCCACGGTCTTCAGGGAACTCCACCGGCAGGTCTATCGGACCTCTGAGGCGCTCACCCGTCCAGAAGTCGATCCAGTTCCCGGCGGGCAGGTGAATCGTCTCCGCGAAGGCCGCCGTAAGGAAGGCATCCCCGAACATGTACTGTCCGAGCGCCTCGTCAGCGCCCTCCTCCTCGGGGAAGGCCAGTGGCATCGCCCGCATCATCGGCATGCCTGTCCGGTGCGCCACGTGCGCAATCGAGTAGATGTAGGGGAGCAGCCGGTACCGCAGCCGGGCGTAGAACCGGAACATGCTCTCCAGCTTCTCGCCCAGCAGCCAGGGGTGCCGCCAGTAGGCCCACGAGCAGACCTGCGACCACGGCATCCAGAATCCGAAGTGGATACCCTCCGGGGTGAACACATCCATGTCGCAACTCGCGTTCGAGTGTCCCGACAGCCCGTGGTTGAGCATCGACACCAGCGGTCGGGGCCCTCCCCCAGTGTCACCGGCCCAGGTCGCGCTGTAGCGCTGGATGCCCGTGTACCCGCCCGAGGAGTAGATCATCGGCCGCCGACCGGTGTGCTCGGCGAAGCCCCGGCTCATCTGCTTGTTGAGGATCACCGGGTACAGGTTGTGCATCTCCTCATCATCCATCCCGTTGCCCCACTTGCGATCCGGGTGCTCATTGACCTGCAGGGCCCCGTCGAGCTTGAAGGCGGCGGCACCGAAGTCCACGTACTTCTTGAGGTGCTCGAACCAGGGCTCCTCGGGCCGAGTGAGCTTGTCGATGTAGGTCGCCGGGTGGCCGAAGTGCTCGTCCTGTTCGAAGTCGTCCGGGTGCCGTGCCGGTGTCGGCTCAGCCTCCTGTTCCTGAAGGGCAGCGCCGGCCTGTCGCTCTTCCTCGAAGGACAGGTCGTAGTCGCAGCAGAGCCATAGGCTCAGTTTGAACCCCAGGCGCTCGAGAGCTCCACCAAAAGTATGCGGTCCGTGTGGCGACCACGGCGGCGTGTAGAACCGCTCCGGGTGCCACTGCTTCTCCACCGAGTAGTCGTAGTTCCTGCTCATCCAGCCGGGCTCAAGCCCGATCAGGTCGCAGGGAATGTCCTCGCGGCGGAAGCTGAGCGCATCGTCCAGCATCTCGCGGGCTGAGGCCTGCTGGTTGCACACGAAGGTCAGACCGTAGCCCCACAGCGGAAGCATGGCCGGACGACCGACCAGGTGCGTATAGCGGTCGAGTAGCGCGGGCAGGTCCTTCCCGGCGATCAGGAACAGGTCCAGCTCGCCCCGATGACCCCACAGGCACAGACGGTCCTCCTTCGTGTGGCCCAGGTCGAAGAAGTGCCGCCAGGTGCTGTTGACCAGCAGCGCCCACCCGCCGGTGCTCATGACATAGGGGATCGGCACGTAGCTGGCGACGTTGCGCACCCACATCCGAGTCCGGTGGCCGCGCTTGGCGATCCTATCTCGCGTCTCATCACCCAGACCGTACAGCCGCTCCTCCTCACGCAGCAGGAGCTCGGCACCAAAGCCTTCCTCCGCGGAGGACCACGGCGCCTGCGCGGTCTGGGTGAGTACGGTCCCACTGCTGTCGCTGAACACGAAGGAGCCATCCGCACGCGAAACGGTAAGCTGCACGCCGTCGGTGCTGACGCACACCGCCTGCTCCTCCTCGCTCACCGAGAAGGCCGCTCTGTCCGTGCAGTGCTCGAGGATTCCGTAGCGCACCAGCGCCGGTTCGTCGAACCGGCCTTCCGGGCACAGCCTCACCCGCAACAGGTGCGGGGTGATCGGCTGAACCCGCAGCACTCCACCGGTTGCCAGGCTCACATCAACATGCGAAGCCAGATTGCCGCTCATGACGGTCTCCTTGTGTCCACAGCCTGGGCAGCCAGCAAGGCCGGTGCCCATCAGTCACACTCTCAGCGCGGCTTGCGTCCGCGGATATGCAGGAAGTAGGCCACCACGCGAGCATCGACGAGGTCGGGGTGCTCGGCGATCGCCTGGTCATCAGGCGCAGGCTCTCCCAGTCGCTCGACGACGAAGCCCACGCCGAGCACCAGGTTGATCCAGTAGCTCAGCGTGCGCGTGAACCGTGGCGTGTTGAAGAGAGCATACTGCTCGCGAAGCTCCGGCGGCGCAGAACCGAAAGTCCACTGCACGAGGTCTCCGTCAAGGGCACGGAAATAACCGCCGATCTCGTAGGCGCAGGGCGTGCCTTGTTCGTCCCGGACCTTCACCCGATGGGGCGTGTCGTAGCATGGATGAGTGATGGAGAACTGCAGGAACCCTCCCGGCTTCAGCACCCGGTAGGCCTCAGCAACGACGCGCTCAGGTGTGGGGATGTCCATGAAGCTCATGAACCCCGTCGCGAAGTCAAAGGTCGCATCGGCGAAGGGCAAGTCCAGAGCACTTGCCCGCAGGAACCGGATCCCCTGAGGCTTCTCCTGCTCGCGTTCCCAGGCATGGCGCAGGAAGACAGGAGCGATATCCAGCGCCGTCATCCCGGCGCCCCGATCGGCCAGCAGGCGAGTGTTGTGACCCTCGCCGCAGCCGATATCCAGGCCTTCGAGGCCTGCTACCTCGGGCAGAATCGTCAGGAAGCCAGGAGTGTTGACGTAGTCGCGGTACACGTCGTAACCGGCTCGCGCCATGCGCGTCCAGCCTTCAGCGTTCCCGTTCCAGTAGTCGCCGACGGTCTTCTCATCCATCTGACGGACGTCCTCTCGCTTGCGGCACCGGGCCTGCTACTCCCAGGGCATGAAGCAGACCTTGATCGCCTTCCGCTGCTCCAGCAGGTCAATCCCCTCGCCGTACTTCTCCAGCGGAAGCTTGTGCGTGACCAGCGGCGCCAGGTTGAGCTTGCGCTCCCTTATCAACGCCGCCGCATACTCAGCCGACTCCCGTGAGTGCCCCTTGTACCCGCACAGGCGCAGGGAGTGGTGGCGCACCGCGAAGGTGTAGTCCTCGCGCTGCACGCCGAACAGGGCCACGACGTCCGCAGTCCGGTCCATCAGCGCCTCCACCGAGACCTTGAGGCCGACGCAGTCCACGGAGGTCTGCAGACGCGGACCCGCGGGACGGGACGGGAACTCGGCGGACAGGTCTGCGGCGGGGTCGAAGCTGCCATCGGCTCCGAGGGTCACTGCCATCTCTCTGCGGTCTTCGAGCAGGTCAAAACCGTAGACCTCGACAGCACCTTCAGCCCGGGCCATCTGCAGAGCAACCAGGCCGGCCGGTCCAAGGCCGCCAATGCCCACACGACGCCCCTTGAGGCAGTCCATGTCATGCAGCATCCGGAACACCGTGGCCACACACATCGCCAGTTCCAGCGGCGCCACAGCCTCCACCGGCAGGTCCTCCGGGACCTTGATCACGTTCCGGGCGTCGTGAACCACGTACTGTGCATAGCACCCCCAGCGGTGATGTCCGGCGTCACGCCAGGCACACACGCGGTCACCAGGCTTGAGGTCGGTCACTCCCGGCCCAACGGCCTCCAGAACACCCGTAGCCTCATGTCCCGGCTGGCCGGGTGTGTAGGGGTACTCGAAGTGGTGCCCGACGAACATCGGCTCGTTGTGCCGCAGGTGCAGGTCCCACTGCGGGCAGGTGGTGACGGCCTCGATGCGCAGCAGGACTTCGCCCTCACCCGGCGTCGGCGTGGGCACTTCCTTCACTTCATACTCTCGCTGTCCGGTCACTTGCAGTATCTTCACAGGAGTCCCTCCCGGGTACTATCGAACTTGCCACTCAATGCGGCCAAACAGCTCCTGCAGTTTCGTCAGTCTCTTCTCGTCGAGGTAGGGCGGATCGATCGTCTTCAGGTTCTCCTGCAGGCGCTCAATCGACCGCACCCCGACGCAGCACGTCGTGATGTCATGGCTCAGCACGTACCGGATTGCGGCCGCCGGGACCGAGTAGGGCTTCAGGAAGTCCAGCAGACCCGGCTCCGTGTAGGGCGACTCTGCTGGCAGATTCCCCTCGGCCACGTGCCGGCGGATGCACTCCAGCGCCGCCTCTTCACTGACCAGACCGGACGTCTTCGACGCCTGATTCAGCGGCATCATGACGACCATGCCCACGTCGTGCTTGCGGCAGAGCGGGACCACGGACTGCGCCGCCGTCTGCAGCAGGAAGTTGAGGGTCAGCATCACCACATCGAAGGCCCCGGTCGGCACCGCCTTCTGCAGGATCTGGTGTGTCCCATCGCCCTCCGAGAGCTCACTGATCCCGATGAAGCGAACCTTGCCCTGCTCCTTGAGCCGCACCATCGCTTCATAGCAGCCATCGTTCATGAAGCGGTCGAGGGTCTCCAGCGTCCGAATCCCGTGACCCAGGAATACATCAATCCGGTCGCGCTGCAGCCGCTTCAGGCTTGCCTCAGCCGAAGCCGTCAGCGCTTCCGGCGTCGCAGTGTAGGTGGCATCCGGGCGGTGACTGTCATAGGGCAGGTACTTGGTCTCGACGAGCACGTCGTCATACCCCTTGAGGGCCTCGCCAACGACGCGTTCGCTCTCGCCCTTCTCGTAGCTCTCGGCCGTGTCCACATAGTTGATCCCGGCCTCGAAGGCAGCCCGTATCGTTGCGATGACCTGCTCCGGGTTGTCGGTGGCCCCTCGGGCAGCCCCGTAGGAGAGCTCAGACACCTCAAGCCCGGTGCGTCCCAGGCGTCGGTACAGCATCACGCTATCTCCCTTCAGACGTCGCATGCACTCCAGCACTTGCTCGCAGGGGTTCCGCGTCGGCAGCCTTGAGACCTGTCTGAATCGCAAAGCGAAGCCCTCTTGTGTCTCACAGAGGCCACTCCGGTCCCCTGCGTCACTCCGAAGGCAGGACAAGGGGCTCCCCGATGGGAATATCCCCTCCAGAGCTGTCGCCCCCCTAGAGAGAAGGATAGCACCATGACCGTGTCCGAACTGTACCAGCTCTTCACCTCCCCCGACGCGCGCTATCGCGGCAAGCCCTTCTGGGCGTGGAACGGGAAGCTCGACAAAGACGAACTGCTCCGCCAGGTCCACGTGATGCACCAGATGGGCTTCGGCGGCTTCTTCATGCACTCTCGCGTCGGCCTGGCCACCGAGTATCTGGGCGACGAGTGGTTCGACCTCATCAACGCCTGCGCCGATGAGGCCGAGAAGCTGGGTATGGAGGCTTGGCTGTACGATGAGGACCGCTGGCCGAGTGGCACAGCAGGCGGCATGGTCACCTGCGAGCCTCGCTTCCGTCTCAAGTTCCTGCGCTGCCGACCTGTGCCTGGAGCTGAGTTCACCTGGCAGCCCGAGCTGATCGCCGCCTTTGCCTGCGACCTCGACGGTCTCACCTGCACGAACTACTCTCGCCTTCAGCCCGACACGCCCGCAGAGCAGTACCGTGACCGAACGGTCCTCGCCTTTACCACCGAGGAGTCCTACCCTTCCAGCTTCTACAACGGCTACACCTACGTCGACGCCTTGAACCGTGAAGCCACGGATCGATTCCTCGAGGTCACCCACGAGCGTTACCGGCAGCGCTGTGGCGATCGCCTCGGCACCAGCATCAAGGGCATCTTCACCGATGAGCCCCATCGCGGCACCCTGATGGGCAGCTTCAGCGTCGACAATCCCGACCCACAGTGGCTGGTGCCATGGACCTACACCCTCTTCGACCGCTTCCAGCAAGACTTCGGCTACGACCTTCGCGATCGCCTGCCGGAGCTGTTCCTGTGGCCCGAGGGCGAGCGCATCTCTCCGGTCAAGTGGCACTTCGTCGAGTTGCTGCAGCGTATGTTCCTCGACAACTTCGCCGCACCCATCAACCACTGGTGCGAGAGCAACGGAATCCTACTCACCGGTCACGTCCTGCATGAGGACGCCCTCTCGTGCCAGACGGCCATGTGCGGCTCCCTGATGCGCTTCTACGAGCACATGGGATACCCCGGCGTGGATGTGCTGAGCGAGGGCAACCGCGCCTTCTGGATCGTCAAGCAGCTCTCCTCAGCCGCCCGGCAACTGGGGCAGAAGTGGCTCCTGTCCGAGCTCTATGGCTGCACCGGCTGGCAGATGCCGCTGGAGGCCCACAAGTCCGTCGGCGACTGGCAGGCGCTTTTCGGCATCAACCTGCGCTGCCCACACCTCTCCTGGTTCACGATGGAGGGTGAGGCCAAGCGCGACTACCCGGCGAGCATCCTGCACCAGTCTACCTGGTGGGAGGACTACGACTTCGTCGAGACCTACTTCTCGCGCCTCGGCGTGCTCATGACCGAGGGCAGCCCGGTCTGCGACCTGCTGGTCCTCAACCCGATCGAAAGCCTTTGGTGCCAGATCCATCCCGGATGGTGCTCCGGTCTCGCCTCGGCTACCGAACCCCTGAAGGAACTCGAACAGGGCTACAGCGACCTCTTCCACTGGCTCTGCGGCGCGCAGATCGACTTCGACTACGGCGACGAGGAAATGCTCAGCCGCCTCTGCTCCGTGGAGACCGGCGAAGACGGAACACCACTGCTGCGGGTCGGCCAGGCCACGTACCGTGCCGTGCTCGTGGGCAGAATGACCACGCTGCGCTCCAGCACCCTTAAGTTAGTGACCGCCTTCCACCAGGCCGGCGGCCAAGTCCTCTTCGCAGGCGAGCCACCTGCCTGCCTCGATGCCGTGCCTTCCGACCAGCCTGCCGACCTCGCCCGTGAAGCGCAGCAGCTGCCCTTCACACAGGAGGCGTTCGTCGCCGCCCTTTCCGCTA
The nucleotide sequence above comes from Armatimonadia bacterium. Encoded proteins:
- a CDS encoding alcohol dehydrogenase catalytic domain-containing protein, coding for MKILQVTGQREYEVKEVPTPTPGEGEVLLRIEAVTTCPQWDLHLRHNEPMFVGHHFEYPYTPGQPGHEATGVLEAVGPGVTDLKPGDRVCAWRDAGHHRWGCYAQYVVHDARNVIKVPEDLPVEAVAPLELAMCVATVFRMLHDMDCLKGRRVGIGGLGPAGLVALQMARAEGAVEVYGFDLLEDRREMAVTLGADGSFDPAADLSAEFPSRPAGPRLQTSVDCVGLKVSVEALMDRTADVVALFGVQREDYTFAVRHHSLRLCGYKGHSRESAEYAAALIRERKLNLAPLVTHKLPLEKYGEGIDLLEQRKAIKVCFMPWE
- a CDS encoding class I SAM-dependent methyltransferase, with the protein product MDEKTVGDYWNGNAEGWTRMARAGYDVYRDYVNTPGFLTILPEVAGLEGLDIGCGEGHNTRLLADRGAGMTALDIAPVFLRHAWEREQEKPQGIRFLRASALDLPFADATFDFATGFMSFMDIPTPERVVAEAYRVLKPGGFLQFSITHPCYDTPHRVKVRDEQGTPCAYEIGGYFRALDGDLVQWTFGSAPPELREQYALFNTPRFTRTLSYWINLVLGVGFVVERLGEPAPDDQAIAEHPDLVDARVVAYFLHIRGRKPR
- a CDS encoding TIM-barrel domain-containing protein, with amino-acid sequence MSGNLASHVDVSLATGGVLRVQPITPHLLRVRLCPEGRFDEPALVRYGILEHCTDRAAFSVSEEEQAVCVSTDGVQLTVSRADGSFVFSDSSGTVLTQTAQAPWSSAEEGFGAELLLREEERLYGLGDETRDRIAKRGHRTRMWVRNVASYVPIPYVMSTGGWALLVNSTWRHFFDLGHTKEDRLCLWGHRGELDLFLIAGKDLPALLDRYTHLVGRPAMLPLWGYGLTFVCNQQASAREMLDDALSFRREDIPCDLIGLEPGWMSRNYDYSVEKQWHPERFYTPPWSPHGPHTFGGALERLGFKLSLWLCCDYDLSFEEERQAGAALQEQEAEPTPARHPDDFEQDEHFGHPATYIDKLTRPEEPWFEHLKKYVDFGAAAFKLDGALQVNEHPDRKWGNGMDDEEMHNLYPVILNKQMSRGFAEHTGRRPMIYSSGGYTGIQRYSATWAGDTGGGPRPLVSMLNHGLSGHSNASCDMDVFTPEGIHFGFWMPWSQVCSWAYWRHPWLLGEKLESMFRFYARLRYRLLPYIYSIAHVAHRTGMPMMRAMPLAFPEEEGADEALGQYMFGDAFLTAAFAETIHLPAGNWIDFWTGERLRGPIDLPVEFPEDRGGPLYVRSGAIIPFGPEMDYVGHKPTATLELLVYPEGRSEFTLCEDDGVGFGYEQGEVAETRITCLAKGGKVEVTVDPRRGEYEGMPEGRDFRLRISVPAKPHHVEVNDVALPESASSEGGLGWWYDLGESQVRLHVEEDPHRTVPVTVQIVY
- a CDS encoding glycoside hydrolase family 2 protein, yielding MHKLSLCGAWEVRQADKEETLAATVPGCVHTDLLAAGKIEDPFFGDNEDRLRWIGDVDWVYSRTFEVPAQMLAQDKVVLTCQGLDTLATVTVNGTEVGRSDNMFRVWEFEVKGALKEGENRIEVLFSSTMPVIEEGQKRFKLPGWGGPKEIRGRAWVRKEPCNYGWDWGPVLVTCGIWRPLEIVAFSEARLSDVAVRQDHGADGSVTVKVLMEAETVDKGALQAKVTVTLEGRTVATGQAPFSDGKATATLAIPDPQLWWPRGMGAQPLYEVKVTLESAEGKALDEWTRRIGLRTLRLDRHPDEWGESFQFVANGVPFFAKGANWIPADAFAARITDERYRDLLQSTADANMNMLRVWGGGIYEQDVFYDLCDELGVCIWQDFMFACSTYPTFDEAFMATVKAELEDNVRRLRHHPCIALWNGNNELEQGLVGDTWNDHQMSWEDYGKLFDKFLPELIARLDPDGNYWPSSPHSPHGDRKNHSNPRCGDAHLWDVWHGRKPFEWYRTCEHRFNSEFGFQSFPEPRTVYGYTEPKDRNVTTYVMEHHQRSGIGNAVIMQYMLDWFRLPTSFDMTLWLSQVLQGMAMKYAVEHWRRAMPRGMGTLYWQLNDCWPVASWASIDYFGRWKALHYMARRFNAPLLVSAFEDLQAGTVELHVTSDLREEAEATLKWWLVKVDGTVVEEGQMPVTAPPGANSKVTTLDLSSQVQAYGVRDLLLWVELESGGETVSSNLVNFARPKHLELLDPKISTQVTESAPGVFAVELETHAPALWVWLELAQADARYSDNFVTLLPGRPVTIEVRPQGKLTREQFEAQLKVRSLVDTFA
- a CDS encoding aldo/keto reductase, which produces MLYRRLGRTGLEVSELSYGAARGATDNPEQVIATIRAAFEAGINYVDTAESYEKGESERVVGEALKGYDDVLVETKYLPYDSHRPDATYTATPEALTASAEASLKRLQRDRIDVFLGHGIRTLETLDRFMNDGCYEAMVRLKEQGKVRFIGISELSEGDGTHQILQKAVPTGAFDVVMLTLNFLLQTAAQSVVPLCRKHDVGMVVMMPLNQASKTSGLVSEEAALECIRRHVAEGNLPAESPYTEPGLLDFLKPYSVPAAAIRYVLSHDITTCCVGVRSIERLQENLKTIDPPYLDEKRLTKLQELFGRIEWQVR